The nucleotide sequence CGCGAAGCTACTGTCAGAGTACTGCTTGAGCGCGAAGAAGATCACTTGAGTGCTGAAGATGTTTACCTCCTCGTTAAGGAAAAAGCGCCAGAGATTGGTTTAGCAACTGTTTATCGTACGTTGGAGCTACTTACAGAACTTAAAATTGTCGATAAAATAAACTTTGGAGACGGCGTATCGCGCTATGATTTGAGAAAAGAAGGCGCAGCGCACTTTCATCATCATCTTGTCTGCATTGATTGCGGCGCGGTCGCTGAAATAGAAGAAGATCTTCTTGAGGATGTAGAACAGATTGTTGAGCGGGACTTTCAATTTAAAATTAAAGATCACCGTCTGACCTTTCACGGCATTTGCCGCCGGTGTCAGGAGAAAGAACAGAAGGATGAAGAGCAGGAGTAAACCTTTCCTAATTATTGGAGAGGTTTTTTTGCGTTTTTTCGTATAAAGTTTGTCCTTTTTGGCATATGTTTAGGTAAGATGCCGGGTTCTTAAGGAGGCAATGCGAGTGAGAGCAGCACGGACCATGTTTGATATGATCAAAGTGTTTATTTTGTTTACCGGATTTACGATTCTTTTCTATTATGCTATCATTTGGGTTAACTTAGAGTATGAAGAAATGCACCGTTATGACCAGCCCGAGGGTGCAGCGCTTAAGGTCACCAAGATGGTGGCCGATGAAGAGGAGCACTGGCTGAACAGGCTGCTTTTCTTTTACTTAAACGGGGAGTAGAGGAAATTGAAAGATCAAATTCAGGATTTCATGCATTACCTGGTGGTGGAGCGGGGGCTTTCCCACAATACCATTGTTTCGTATGAACGTGATTTAAAAAGCTACCATCACTATTTGACTGAAAAAGAAGAGCTTTCGTCTTTTCAGGACGTGACGCGACTTTCAATTATCCATTTCTTAAAATCCTTAAAGGAAGCGGGAAAATCAAGCAAAACGATCGCCCGGCACACTGCTTCCATCCGCAGCTTTCACCAGTTTCTTTTAAGAGAAAAGGCCGCAGACCACGATCCAACTGTACATATTGAATCTCCCCAGGTCGAACGGACCCTTCCTAAAGTGCTTTCACTGACAGAAGTTGAAAAACTGCTTGATACGCCAAAACTTACTTCGCCGTTTGGCTACAGGGATAAAGCCATGCTTGAGCTGCTTTACGCGACAGGCATACGGGTGAGTGAGATGATTAACCTTGATATAACTGATGTGCATCTAACGATGGGCTTTGTCCGCTGCATCGGAAAAGGCAATAAAGAGCGGATTGTTCCGATTGGAAGAACCGCTGCAGAAGCGCTTGAGACGTACATCGACAGGGGAAGAACAAAGCTTGCATCGAAGAAAAACCAGACAGATGCCCTGTTTTTAAACCATCACGGAAACAGAATGACACGCCAGGGCTACTGGAAGAATCTGAAGAAGCTTGCTCTTGAAGCAGGCATCAGCAAAGAGCTTACGCCGCATACTCTCCGCCATTCGTTTGCAACGCATCTTCTAGAAAATGGAGCAGATCTCCGGGCAGTGCAGGAAATGCTTGGCCATGCAGATATCTCCACAACTCAAATTTACACACACGTTTCAAAGACGAGACTGAAAGACGTCTACAGACAATATCATCCAAGAGCATAAGCCATCCTGAGGGGTGGCTTTTTATCATTTTTTTGCCAAAAAGGTTTTCGAACAAATAAAACAAGGAAAAAGAAAGATAATGATTGTCAGAATCCGTGAAAACGGTTTATACTTTAGATGTCAGACTTCTGACCAATGAAAACGCGTAAATCAATCTTCATCGATTTGGAAATGGTAGTAAAGAGCAACTTTAAGTCATAAGGAGGATCTACATGTCTGATTATACATATAAAAGAGTTTTTCTGATCGTCATGGATTCAGTCGGCATCGGGGAAGCACCGGATGCAGCTGATTTTGGCGACAAAGGCTCCCACACACTCGGCCACATTGCAGAGCATATGAAAGGCCTTAACATGCCGAACATGGCAAAGCTTGGACTGAGCAACATAGAAGAAATCGAAGGAATTCCTGCTCAGGAAAAACCGCAGGCATTCTATACAAAAATGAAGGAAGCTTCAAACGGCAAGGATACGATGACTGGTCACTGGGAAATCATGGGCCTTCGTATTGATACACCGTTTAAAGTGTTTCCGGACGGTTTTCCTGATGAACTGATTTCTGCTATAGAAGAAAAAACAGGCAGAAAAGTGATTGGAAACAAGCCTGCATCGGGAACGGAGATTCTGGATGAACTCGGTGAAGAGCATATGAAAACCGGAGCGCTGATTGTCTACACATCTGCGGATTCAGTTCTTCAGATTGCGGCTCATGAGGACATCATACCGATTGAAGAGCAGCTAAAAATCTGTGAAATGGCACGCGAGATGACCCTTGATGAAAAGTATATGGTCGGACGCGTCATTGCCCGTCCTTTTGTCGGAAATCCGGGGGATTTCAAGCGTACGGCAAACCGCCACGACTATGCGCTGAAGCCATTTGAGCGCACAGTTATGAATGAGCTTCAGGACGGCGGGCTCGACGTCATTGCCATCGGCAAAATTTCGGATATTTATGACGGTGAAGGCATTACAGATGCGCTCCGCACGAAATCCAATATGGACGGAATGGATAAAATCGTTCAGACGGCAGACCGTGATTTTACTGGCTTAAGCTTTGTAAACCTTGTTGATTTTGATGCGCTGTTCGGGCACAGAAGAGATCCTGAGGGATATGGACGTGCACTTGAAGAATATGATGCACGCCTGCCTGAATTAATGTCCAAATTAAATGAAGATGACCTGCTCATCATTACGGCTGACCACGGAAATGACCCTGTTCATCATGGGACAGACCATACACGTGAATATGTTCCGCTTTTGGTGTACAGCCCGCGAATGAAGCAGGGCACGGAACTGCCTGTCCGCGAAACATTTGCTGATATCGGCGCAACGATTGCCGACAATTTTAAAGTGACTATGCCAAAGCATGGAAAAAGCTTTTTGAGCGAATTGAAAAACTAAGGGGGAACGTGACATGCTGCAAGAAATCAAACAGTCTGCAGAATTCATGAAGGAAAAAGTAAAAAATCTT is from Bacillus sp. FSL H8-0547 and encodes:
- the deoB gene encoding phosphopentomutase, whose amino-acid sequence is MSDYTYKRVFLIVMDSVGIGEAPDAADFGDKGSHTLGHIAEHMKGLNMPNMAKLGLSNIEEIEGIPAQEKPQAFYTKMKEASNGKDTMTGHWEIMGLRIDTPFKVFPDGFPDELISAIEEKTGRKVIGNKPASGTEILDELGEEHMKTGALIVYTSADSVLQIAAHEDIIPIEEQLKICEMAREMTLDEKYMVGRVIARPFVGNPGDFKRTANRHDYALKPFERTVMNELQDGGLDVIAIGKISDIYDGEGITDALRTKSNMDGMDKIVQTADRDFTGLSFVNLVDFDALFGHRRDPEGYGRALEEYDARLPELMSKLNEDDLLIITADHGNDPVHHGTDHTREYVPLLVYSPRMKQGTELPVRETFADIGATIADNFKVTMPKHGKSFLSELKN
- a CDS encoding Fur family transcriptional regulator, with protein sequence MESRIERIKKQLHSSSYKLTPQREATVRVLLEREEDHLSAEDVYLLVKEKAPEIGLATVYRTLELLTELKIVDKINFGDGVSRYDLRKEGAAHFHHHLVCIDCGAVAEIEEDLLEDVEQIVERDFQFKIKDHRLTFHGICRRCQEKEQKDEEQE
- the xerD gene encoding site-specific tyrosine recombinase XerD produces the protein MKDQIQDFMHYLVVERGLSHNTIVSYERDLKSYHHYLTEKEELSSFQDVTRLSIIHFLKSLKEAGKSSKTIARHTASIRSFHQFLLREKAADHDPTVHIESPQVERTLPKVLSLTEVEKLLDTPKLTSPFGYRDKAMLELLYATGIRVSEMINLDITDVHLTMGFVRCIGKGNKERIVPIGRTAAEALETYIDRGRTKLASKKNQTDALFLNHHGNRMTRQGYWKNLKKLALEAGISKELTPHTLRHSFATHLLENGADLRAVQEMLGHADISTTQIYTHVSKTRLKDVYRQYHPRA
- a CDS encoding YqzK family protein, producing MRVRAARTMFDMIKVFILFTGFTILFYYAIIWVNLEYEEMHRYDQPEGAALKVTKMVADEEEHWLNRLLFFYLNGE